In the uncultured Methanobacterium sp. genome, one interval contains:
- a CDS encoding radical SAM protein, translating to MKVTFINPPQTNSKYKFIGVVAPPLGISYMAAVLEENGYDVNIIDASALEMTWDDLEESLKECSPSVVAITALTPTIQQANKTAQVVKKISPETTVVMGGYHPTFNYQEVLKTDYVDVVVMGEGEYTMLELVQTLEKGGDLSQVRGIALEGQVNPPRPLITDMDELPFPARHLLPMDHYKMLNMKTGMATMITSRGCPMQCSFCASAALHGPKLRLRSPENVVDEMEHLVRDHDVGIIAFMDDTFTLNHRMVEAICDEIHKRELEVFWGCTARVDTLSDDLLEKMREAGCITLFMGVESADQQMLDSTNKNITLEKVRHAFQLSKKHKIRTIASVVLGMPGDTKESIKRTVNFVRELNPSYAVFSLATPYPGTKFYKEAFEKNLIKVKDWSKYTLISPVLDTVDCSLEELRKLQYKAFRNFYLRPGYLLKQAWMDGPILIKTVAGVIREVI from the coding sequence ATGAAAGTGACATTTATAAACCCACCCCAAACTAACTCTAAATATAAATTCATTGGAGTAGTGGCTCCACCACTGGGAATATCTTACATGGCGGCGGTTTTAGAAGAAAATGGTTACGATGTGAACATTATTGATGCTTCTGCCCTGGAAATGACATGGGATGATCTGGAAGAATCGTTAAAGGAATGTTCCCCCAGTGTGGTGGCCATCACCGCACTCACACCAACCATCCAGCAGGCCAATAAAACTGCTCAGGTGGTGAAAAAGATTTCTCCTGAGACCACAGTGGTTATGGGAGGATACCATCCCACCTTCAACTACCAGGAAGTCCTAAAAACAGACTACGTGGATGTGGTGGTAATGGGTGAAGGGGAGTACACCATGCTGGAACTGGTGCAGACCCTGGAAAAAGGAGGAGACTTATCCCAGGTTAGGGGAATAGCACTGGAAGGTCAGGTGAACCCTCCAAGACCCCTTATAACTGATATGGATGAATTACCCTTCCCGGCCAGACATTTACTTCCCATGGATCATTACAAGATGCTTAACATGAAAACTGGTATGGCTACCATGATCACCAGCCGGGGTTGTCCAATGCAGTGTTCCTTCTGTGCATCTGCCGCCCTGCACGGTCCTAAACTGCGATTGCGCTCACCAGAAAATGTGGTGGATGAAATGGAGCATCTGGTACGTGATCACGATGTGGGGATCATTGCCTTCATGGATGACACTTTCACCCTGAATCACCGCATGGTGGAGGCGATCTGTGATGAAATACACAAAAGAGAACTTGAAGTATTCTGGGGATGCACTGCACGCGTGGATACATTATCTGATGATTTACTGGAGAAAATGAGGGAAGCTGGTTGCATAACCCTCTTTATGGGAGTGGAATCTGCAGATCAGCAGATGTTAGATTCCACCAATAAAAACATAACCCTTGAAAAGGTACGCCACGCCTTCCAGTTATCCAAAAAGCATAAAATTCGTACCATAGCATCAGTGGTGTTGGGAATGCCCGGAGACACCAAAGAAAGCATAAAAAGGACAGTTAACTTTGTAAGGGAGCTGAACCCCTCCTATGCAGTTTTCAGCCTGGCCACACCCTACCCCGGGACTAAATTCTACAAAGAAGCATTTGAAAAGAACCTTATAAAAGTGAAGGACTGGTCCAAATACACCCTGATCTCACCGGTGCTGGATACTGTGGACTGCTCCCTGGAAGAACTCCGGAAACTGCAGTACAAGGCCTTCAGGAACTTCTATCTCCGTCCGGGTTACTTACTCAAACAGGCGTGGATGGATGGGCCAATACTCATTAAGACTGTTGCTGGGGTTATAAGGGAAGTTATTTAA
- a CDS encoding alanine--glyoxylate aminotransferase family protein: MDETLLMIPGPTRVAPRVLKAMSENIINHRSALFGEILTETNQMMSEVFQTENQSYLITGSGTAAMEAALANTVSKGDRVLNIVGGKFGQRFMQITETHKGIPVQLEVEWGHGVNPDDVRYILEEEEDIKAVTIVHNETSTGVANPIDEVGKILKDYDALYIVDTVSSLGGDDVFVDGYGIDICVTGSQKCLAAPPGMAAVTFSDDAWDVVDKTDNQTYYLNMKKYRKSGDATPPETPYTPAVSLIYAMQEALRVIMEEGLEERVKRHKLAAEATRNGVTALGLELFAQKEVASTTVTSIKMPEGITDKELRGTMRERYRIELAGGQDHLKGNVFRIGHMGNITHREIISTIAALEMTMQGLGLDVEIGEGVAAVADTYLAQ, encoded by the coding sequence ATGGATGAAACTTTACTGATGATCCCCGGACCCACCCGTGTGGCCCCAAGGGTCCTGAAGGCCATGTCAGAAAACATTATTAACCACAGAAGCGCCCTTTTCGGTGAAATACTTACTGAAACCAACCAGATGATGTCTGAAGTATTCCAGACTGAAAATCAATCTTACCTCATTACTGGCTCCGGAACCGCAGCCATGGAGGCAGCCCTGGCCAACACCGTCAGTAAGGGAGACCGTGTGTTAAACATTGTTGGAGGCAAATTCGGACAGAGATTCATGCAGATCACCGAAACCCATAAAGGTATTCCAGTACAGCTGGAAGTGGAATGGGGACACGGTGTGAACCCTGATGATGTGCGTTACATCCTGGAAGAGGAAGAAGATATTAAAGCTGTGACCATTGTGCACAACGAAACCTCTACTGGTGTAGCTAACCCCATTGACGAAGTGGGTAAGATATTAAAGGATTATGATGCACTTTATATTGTTGATACTGTTTCCAGTTTAGGTGGAGATGATGTATTCGTGGATGGATACGGAATCGATATCTGTGTCACCGGCTCCCAGAAGTGCTTGGCTGCACCTCCGGGCATGGCTGCCGTCACTTTCAGCGATGATGCCTGGGATGTGGTGGATAAAACTGATAATCAGACTTACTACCTTAACATGAAGAAGTACAGGAAGAGTGGAGATGCAACACCACCAGAAACCCCTTACACCCCTGCAGTTTCATTAATATATGCCATGCAGGAAGCTCTCAGGGTTATCATGGAAGAAGGCCTGGAAGAAAGAGTTAAAAGACATAAACTCGCTGCTGAGGCCACCAGGAATGGTGTTACTGCCCTGGGGCTTGAATTATTCGCCCAGAAAGAAGTTGCCAGTACCACCGTAACCTCCATCAAGATGCCAGAAGGAATAACCGACAAGGAACTTCGTGGCACCATGAGAGAACGCTACCGGATTGAACTGGCTGGAGGTCAGGACCATCTTAAGGGTAACGTGTTCCGTATTGGTCACATGGGTAACATAACCCACCGTGAGATAATCAGCACCATTGCTGCCCTGGAAATGACCATGCAGGGACTGGGACTTGATGTTGAAATTGGAGAAGGTGTGGCTGCTGTGGCAGACACTTACCTGGCACAATAA
- a CDS encoding 6-hydroxymethylpterin diphosphokinase MptE-like protein produces the protein MELTLWMHWYQLILEDFNFKKSDDELSAEALNNMLDDFSAITPQDIDIREKVVVFGAGPSLKSNLADLKNVNLDEFTLIAADGATTALLEEDIVPDIIVTDLDGRMNDIINANQNGSLMVVHAHGNNQEQIEKYTPQLVNILGTTQSRPLANVYNFGGFTDGDRCVFLAIALGARVIVLAGMDFGKTVTHYSRPDQEDGPADTVKQKKLKWAKKLVEWAASNSNTQFLNISNGEKVEGVRDIAYEYLKEL, from the coding sequence ATGGAACTGACCCTCTGGATGCATTGGTACCAGCTCATTCTGGAAGACTTTAATTTCAAAAAAAGTGATGATGAACTCTCTGCAGAAGCATTGAATAATATGTTGGATGATTTTAGTGCTATTACTCCACAAGACATTGATATTAGGGAAAAAGTCGTTGTTTTTGGAGCAGGGCCATCTTTAAAGTCCAATCTGGCTGATTTGAAGAATGTGAATTTGGATGAATTTACACTCATAGCTGCGGATGGAGCAACCACTGCCCTTTTAGAAGAAGATATAGTACCAGATATTATAGTAACTGACTTAGATGGTCGAATGAATGACATAATTAATGCTAACCAGAATGGTTCGCTCATGGTGGTTCATGCCCATGGAAACAACCAGGAACAGATAGAAAAATATACTCCACAATTGGTAAATATCCTGGGAACCACTCAAAGCAGACCACTTGCCAATGTTTATAACTTCGGAGGTTTCACTGATGGTGACCGATGTGTTTTCCTGGCAATAGCCCTGGGAGCACGAGTCATTGTTTTAGCGGGTATGGATTTCGGGAAAACAGTCACCCATTATTCTCGACCAGACCAGGAGGACGGTCCTGCAGATACTGTGAAACAGAAAAAACTTAAATGGGCTAAAAAACTGGTGGAATGGGCTGCCAGTAATTCGAATACTCAGTTTTTGAATATTTCCAACGGTGAAAAAGTCGAAGGTGTGAGGGATATAGCTTATGAATATCTAAAGGAGCTTTAA
- a CDS encoding ORC1-type DNA replication protein encodes MMPSRVEDILMGEETLFKNITAFNPDYIPENYLHRESQMEALALCLRPALKGGKPVNSVVLGSPATGKTTAIHKIFEMVEGRSEKMVCAYVNCQLYNTRFNIFSQIYQHIFGHIPPETGVPFSRIYGEIMKKLANEGKSLVVALDDINHLFYSKNANQILYDILRAHEVFPGVRTGVFAIISDIEFRYMLDKNVGSVFIPQEIVFDPYTFQEIRDILNDRVKVGFYPSVLSDELLDEITEATLSTGDLRVGIDLLRTSGNFAEADASRTIQKEHLERAMQDFDSHHLQDTINKLSGDEKNLLRLIVGLDDDVTAGGLYNLLKGETSSEGKDSDSPRNSISYASFDRALKKLEFVRLIDTKFTGKGVRGNSRLIILRFDSEEIGKVLD; translated from the coding sequence ATCATGCCAAGTCGTGTGGAAGATATTTTAATGGGTGAGGAAACTCTTTTCAAGAACATAACTGCTTTTAATCCAGATTATATTCCTGAAAATTATTTGCATCGTGAATCACAAATGGAAGCTCTGGCTTTATGTCTTCGACCTGCATTAAAAGGGGGTAAACCGGTTAACAGTGTGGTTCTGGGGTCTCCCGCCACTGGAAAAACCACAGCCATCCACAAGATATTTGAGATGGTGGAAGGCCGGTCCGAGAAGATGGTATGTGCCTATGTTAACTGCCAGCTTTACAACACCCGTTTTAATATTTTCTCCCAGATATACCAGCATATCTTTGGTCACATCCCTCCGGAAACTGGTGTTCCATTTTCACGTATCTATGGGGAAATAATGAAAAAACTGGCCAATGAAGGAAAATCACTGGTAGTTGCACTGGACGATATCAACCATCTTTTTTACAGTAAAAATGCCAATCAAATACTTTATGATATATTAAGAGCTCATGAAGTGTTTCCGGGAGTTAGAACTGGAGTATTTGCCATAATATCAGATATAGAATTCCGTTACATGCTGGATAAGAACGTGGGTTCTGTATTCATCCCCCAGGAAATAGTATTCGACCCCTACACCTTCCAAGAGATCCGTGATATACTGAATGACCGGGTTAAGGTTGGTTTTTATCCTTCAGTTTTATCTGATGAATTACTGGATGAAATCACCGAAGCCACCCTTTCTACCGGGGATCTGAGGGTGGGAATAGATCTTCTACGTACCAGTGGAAATTTTGCAGAAGCCGATGCCTCCCGAACCATCCAGAAGGAACACCTGGAGCGAGCAATGCAGGACTTTGACTCTCACCATCTTCAGGACACTATAAACAAATTGTCAGGCGATGAAAAAAATCTTCTCAGACTAATAGTTGGCTTAGATGATGATGTTACTGCCGGTGGTCTTTATAATCTACTTAAGGGAGAAACATCCTCAGAAGGAAAGGATTCAGATTCCCCGAGAAATTCCATTAGTTATGCTTCTTTTGACCGGGCACTTAAAAAACTGGAATTTGTAAGATTAATCGACACTAAATTCACTGGGAAAGGAGTTAGGGGGAATTCACGTCTAATAATCCTGCGTTTTGATTCTGAAGAAATAGGAAAAGTATTGGATTGA
- a CDS encoding DUF4012 domain-containing protein: protein MSKKLIALIILIVIIAGAGLVISHYYSQGKEKFEGNYNVLLLCVDTSEQRPGVGAIDMAFVVNVNGGKVINMTPVYPGGLAHPTLSPTSDMKSYGINKYYLHDSLWTSDVEKGSKIAQETVEYNTGLKTDLVVIVTPESIDAIIQAVGPIYVEGQGQVTGNSIDFLREEQNENGVSRGSAVQSLMEGIKNAVQDPNNRKALMETVSTQYSQGHIYVIPADVFQQFVVYEGINNLF from the coding sequence ATGTCCAAGAAATTAATTGCCTTAATTATATTAATAGTCATCATTGCAGGTGCCGGATTAGTCATATCTCATTATTATTCCCAGGGAAAAGAAAAATTTGAGGGAAACTATAATGTGTTACTTTTATGTGTGGATACATCTGAACAGAGGCCTGGTGTTGGAGCCATCGACATGGCATTTGTGGTGAATGTTAATGGGGGGAAAGTGATTAATATGACCCCTGTTTATCCTGGAGGCCTGGCACATCCCACTTTATCTCCTACTTCAGATATGAAAAGTTATGGGATAAATAAATACTACTTACACGACTCTTTATGGACTTCTGATGTAGAAAAAGGGTCTAAAATAGCCCAAGAAACTGTTGAATATAACACTGGCTTAAAAACCGATCTGGTGGTTATTGTAACCCCTGAATCAATTGATGCAATTATACAGGCCGTTGGCCCCATTTATGTGGAAGGTCAGGGGCAGGTGACTGGTAATTCTATAGATTTCCTGAGGGAAGAACAAAATGAAAATGGTGTATCCAGAGGTAGTGCTGTCCAGTCCCTTATGGAGGGTATTAAAAATGCAGTTCAGGATCCAAATAATCGTAAAGCCCTCATGGAAACTGTGTCCACCCAGTATTCCCAAGGTCATATCTATGTAATTCCTGCTGATGTTTTCCAGCAGTTTGTGGTCTACGAAGGAATAAATAATTTATTTTAA
- a CDS encoding glycosyltransferase: MVKIPPRIKKLKGFKELRRFRNYLRDSYKSWKYRTASWIKPSQLIEFIKRDYKLTEDQKKELYNSIKNEAFKLELHDFNEEAPLVSIIIVNRNGLNHLKRIFKDFTVNVQYPAYEIIVIDNASQDNSVAFLNELSDVLPLKVIKNKENESFSRSNNQGAEIAEGKYLLLLNNDVEPTYGWLNHMMKSVTQSDVVGAVGAKLVYPDCSGSRYNKKNSFKIQHEGIAFKEEDGFVKPYNRGNGKSFKIKSKRDEPRAAVTAAALLVAKDKYFQVGGLDTEYMYGYEDVDFCLKLLKKGYNNIYCPKAVLFHYEFGTQENNKRKEIKKWRLNNQRLFRERWNKWLHRELLMDKLNCNLIFSDKPLKVAFVVTETGDNSSAGDYFTATSLGKCFQKFGWEISFLSRVESKDWYYVDGDVDVLMSLLDAYDVRKVRSENNLLIKIAWPRNWLDRWLFYYPDFADFDLVMATSETACHYIEEKTGRNTSLLPLGTDPEIFNSHVEEDERWKCDYCFTGSFWNDPREIVDALDPKSLPYTFKLYGKNWDEFEKLKPYYEGFVHHDKMPEIYRSTKVVIDDANRVTKKHGSVNSRVFDAIASGVLVVTNGDIGAQETFKGILPVYRSTEELNDLLDYYLSHEEERRAKIKELEEFVLSNHTYDHRAQKIKELLEEYILKTKMAIKIPAPNWDEAQEWGDYYMALGLKKELERKGCDVVLQVLPEWDGNGDARCDTVLVLRGLSQYKPKPQHFNMMWNISHPDDVSIEEYNQYQHVFIASEFWASEIALKVDVPVEAMLQCTDPELFYPDPDDKYKHDLLFVGNSRGVHRKIIKDLLPTDEDLAVYGAGWEGLIDKEYIKGEHIPNNELRKAYSSCKILLCDHWDDMRDKGFLSNRLFDGLACGAFIISDKVLGVEDVFGDSLVIYEDPSELKTLLNNYLNNNTKRDEKSEVNKEITVNQFTYGKRVENISKIIKFR; encoded by the coding sequence ATGGTCAAAATCCCGCCAAGAATAAAAAAATTAAAAGGATTTAAAGAATTGAGAAGATTCAGGAATTATCTACGCGATTCATACAAATCATGGAAGTACAGGACAGCTTCATGGATTAAACCCTCACAGTTAATTGAGTTCATTAAAAGAGATTATAAACTTACTGAAGATCAGAAAAAAGAACTCTACAATTCCATAAAAAATGAAGCATTTAAACTTGAATTACATGACTTTAATGAAGAAGCACCGTTAGTTTCTATTATAATAGTTAACAGAAATGGTTTAAATCATTTAAAGAGAATATTCAAGGATTTTACAGTTAATGTTCAGTATCCTGCATATGAGATCATAGTGATTGACAATGCATCCCAGGATAACTCAGTGGCTTTTTTAAATGAACTTTCGGATGTTTTGCCTCTGAAAGTTATTAAAAATAAGGAAAATGAATCATTCTCAAGGTCGAATAACCAAGGAGCAGAAATTGCAGAGGGAAAATATCTGCTCCTCCTGAACAACGATGTGGAACCCACTTATGGATGGTTAAATCATATGATGAAATCAGTAACGCAATCAGATGTAGTGGGTGCTGTAGGGGCGAAACTGGTTTATCCTGACTGTTCCGGTTCCCGTTACAATAAAAAGAATTCCTTTAAAATTCAACATGAAGGCATAGCCTTTAAGGAGGAAGATGGTTTTGTTAAACCATACAATAGGGGAAATGGAAAATCATTTAAGATCAAGAGTAAGAGGGATGAACCCAGGGCTGCAGTTACTGCAGCAGCACTGCTTGTTGCAAAAGATAAGTACTTCCAGGTGGGTGGTCTTGATACAGAATACATGTATGGTTATGAGGATGTTGATTTTTGTTTAAAATTACTGAAAAAAGGTTACAACAATATTTACTGTCCTAAGGCAGTTTTGTTTCATTATGAATTTGGGACGCAGGAAAATAATAAGAGAAAAGAAATTAAAAAATGGCGTTTAAACAATCAAAGATTATTCCGTGAAAGATGGAATAAGTGGCTGCACCGGGAACTTTTGATGGATAAGTTGAACTGTAACTTGATATTTTCCGATAAACCTTTAAAGGTCGCTTTTGTGGTTACCGAGACTGGTGATAACTCTTCTGCAGGGGATTACTTCACTGCCACATCATTGGGAAAGTGTTTCCAAAAATTTGGTTGGGAAATAAGTTTCCTCTCAAGGGTGGAATCAAAAGACTGGTACTATGTTGATGGGGATGTTGATGTTTTAATGTCCTTACTTGATGCCTATGATGTTCGCAAAGTCCGATCTGAAAATAATTTACTTATTAAAATTGCATGGCCACGTAACTGGCTTGATCGGTGGCTGTTTTACTATCCTGATTTTGCAGATTTTGATCTGGTGATGGCCACCAGTGAAACTGCCTGCCACTACATAGAGGAAAAAACAGGAAGAAATACATCCCTCCTACCCCTGGGCACTGATCCGGAAATTTTTAACAGTCATGTGGAGGAAGATGAGAGATGGAAATGTGACTACTGTTTTACAGGGAGTTTCTGGAATGATCCGCGTGAAATTGTGGACGCACTGGATCCAAAGAGTCTGCCTTATACTTTTAAACTATATGGTAAAAACTGGGACGAGTTTGAGAAACTAAAACCATACTATGAAGGATTTGTTCATCATGATAAAATGCCTGAAATTTACAGATCAACCAAGGTGGTGATTGATGATGCCAATAGGGTTACCAAGAAACACGGTTCTGTAAACAGTCGAGTTTTTGATGCCATTGCTAGTGGGGTTTTGGTGGTTACTAATGGAGATATAGGTGCACAGGAAACGTTTAAAGGAATTTTACCAGTTTATAGATCCACAGAAGAACTTAACGATCTTCTAGATTATTATTTGTCCCATGAAGAAGAAAGGAGGGCTAAGATCAAGGAACTGGAGGAGTTTGTGCTATCTAACCATACCTATGATCACCGGGCCCAAAAGATAAAGGAGCTTTTGGAAGAATACATTCTTAAAACGAAGATGGCAATTAAGATACCGGCACCAAACTGGGATGAAGCTCAGGAATGGGGTGATTATTATATGGCTCTGGGTCTTAAGAAAGAACTGGAAAGAAAAGGTTGTGATGTAGTTTTGCAGGTTCTTCCAGAATGGGATGGTAATGGTGATGCCCGCTGTGACACTGTACTGGTTTTAAGGGGCTTAAGTCAGTACAAACCTAAACCACAGCATTTCAACATGATGTGGAACATATCCCACCCAGATGATGTAAGTATTGAAGAATATAACCAGTACCAGCATGTATTCATTGCTTCTGAGTTTTGGGCCAGTGAAATAGCCCTAAAAGTGGATGTCCCTGTGGAAGCCATGCTGCAGTGCACTGACCCTGAATTATTTTACCCTGACCCTGATGATAAATATAAACATGACCTGCTCTTTGTGGGGAACTCCCGGGGAGTACATCGGAAGATAATCAAGGATTTACTGCCCACAGATGAAGACCTGGCAGTGTACGGTGCAGGATGGGAGGGGTTGATTGATAAGGAGTACATTAAAGGTGAACACATACCAAACAATGAATTGAGGAAAGCATATTCCTCCTGCAAAATCCTACTCTGTGATCACTGGGATGATATGAGGGATAAAGGTTTTCTTTCCAATCGATTATTCGATGGGTTGGCATGTGGGGCCTTTATTATTTCGGATAAAGTTCTGGGAGTTGAGGATGTTTTTGGAGATTCTTTGGTGATATATGAAGACCCCAGTGAGTTAAAAACATTATTAAATAATTATTTGAATAATAATACAAAAAGAGATGAGAAATCTGAAGTCAATAAAGAAATTACAGTTAATCAGTTCACGTATGGTAAACGGGTTGAAAACATTTCAAAGATAATAAAGTTTAGATGA
- a CDS encoding galactosyltransferase-related protein codes for MIKRRAKTFIKTLIKKTGLCRSLESEKNNLEKVVNNLKKEKQNLKHLINNLKAENKSVKNEYLEIIDSEIKIQSFTDYSDLTIIIPYRKSNDTEREDNMDITLSYLSKIGIKNLIISEHATKTSQKFLIDKYGNLFDLFKVIFSNSDDNLFNKAYAINQGVIASNTLYFAIVDMDCLTEKKNIDLAIHLLEKEFEVVHPFNRVIKDIIDKENFRKNFDFQSVTSTPQYRDWADGGIVFWNKRSFIDIGMKNEYFLGWGGEDNEILIRANLCQLKQIRIGDTLYHLYHDRPQIRTKNNVEQTKKIEQIKSKEDLLNVINKWPWVMESKENRDQD; via the coding sequence ATGATTAAAAGAAGGGCCAAAACTTTTATCAAAACTTTGATTAAGAAAACTGGACTATGTCGTTCTTTAGAATCAGAAAAGAACAATCTTGAAAAAGTAGTGAATAATCTGAAAAAGGAAAAACAAAATCTTAAACACTTAATAAACAATTTAAAAGCGGAAAATAAGAGTGTTAAAAATGAATATTTGGAAATAATTGATTCAGAAATAAAAATTCAATCTTTTACGGATTACAGTGACCTAACAATCATAATACCTTATCGTAAATCTAATGATACTGAACGTGAAGATAATATGGATATTACTTTGAGTTATTTGAGTAAAATCGGGATCAAAAATTTAATAATATCCGAACATGCCACTAAAACTTCCCAGAAGTTTTTAATTGATAAATATGGAAACTTATTTGATCTATTTAAAGTTATTTTCAGTAATTCAGATGATAACTTGTTTAATAAAGCCTATGCTATTAATCAAGGAGTTATTGCATCGAATACTCTATATTTTGCCATAGTAGATATGGATTGTTTGACTGAAAAGAAAAACATCGACCTGGCAATTCATTTATTGGAAAAGGAGTTTGAAGTTGTTCATCCTTTTAATAGAGTGATTAAAGACATTATTGATAAAGAAAATTTCAGGAAAAATTTTGATTTTCAGAGTGTAACATCAACGCCTCAATACAGAGATTGGGCTGATGGGGGTATAGTTTTTTGGAATAAACGTTCTTTTATTGATATTGGTATGAAAAATGAATATTTCCTTGGTTGGGGTGGAGAAGACAATGAGATCTTAATCCGGGCTAATTTATGTCAATTAAAACAAATAAGGATAGGTGATACTTTATATCACCTTTACCATGACCGGCCACAAATAAGGACCAAAAATAATGTTGAACAAACCAAAAAAATTGAGCAAATAAAAAGTAAAGAAGATCTTTTAAATGTAATAAATAAATGGCCGTGGGTTATGGAATCTAAGGAGAATAGAGATCAAGATTAA
- a CDS encoding FkbM family methyltransferase: MKNPLNFIKKANKSLNLYLENFKKNQNFIYDYYKNQEILNNFISEHHKDQKKLDQSINQFNRDLENFNSIDKASNDTEVKKEYFFKGKTNLLKEFLKDFPNITIDSIYEMCVYNDISFLTILPNKNRIYLKTKDGIILTTNQNLFVLKEIFTQNSYLSPKLYEYEEFVFFDVGMHRGYASLALGQMNSCKAVYGFEIDSDTFNFAQENFALNPLISKKIYPYPFGLSDSDKEVDIYVIPLSDGRTTTEDNILNLNPSEREKYTLTKRAEIKQASKVITQIIEKDHITSKIVLKIDTEGAEYEIFKDLHHSGVLNKIDLIMGECHYGMEKLEDYLNDFNPVLLDYQYNSKNICTFYYEREKKF; encoded by the coding sequence ATGAAAAATCCATTGAATTTTATTAAAAAAGCTAATAAATCTTTAAATTTGTACTTAGAAAATTTTAAGAAAAATCAAAATTTTATATATGATTATTATAAAAATCAAGAGATTTTGAACAATTTTATTAGCGAACATCATAAGGATCAGAAAAAGTTAGATCAGTCCATAAACCAATTTAATAGAGATCTCGAAAATTTTAATAGTATCGATAAAGCCAGTAATGATACTGAAGTGAAGAAAGAATACTTTTTTAAAGGTAAAACAAATTTATTAAAAGAATTTCTTAAAGATTTTCCTAATATTACTATAGACTCCATTTATGAAATGTGTGTTTATAATGACATCAGCTTTTTAACTATTTTACCAAATAAGAACAGAATCTACTTAAAAACTAAAGATGGCATAATCTTAACTACTAATCAAAATTTATTCGTTCTTAAAGAGATATTTACACAAAACTCATATCTATCGCCAAAACTTTATGAATATGAAGAATTCGTCTTTTTTGATGTTGGTATGCATAGAGGCTATGCTTCTCTGGCATTAGGTCAAATGAATTCATGCAAGGCAGTTTATGGGTTTGAAATAGATTCAGATACCTTTAATTTTGCACAAGAAAATTTTGCTTTGAATCCACTAATTTCTAAAAAGATCTATCCGTATCCATTTGGCCTTTCTGATTCTGACAAAGAAGTGGATATATATGTTATTCCCCTATCTGATGGCCGAACTACTACTGAAGACAACATTCTAAATCTAAACCCCTCTGAAAGGGAGAAATACACATTAACCAAGAGGGCCGAGATAAAACAAGCAAGCAAGGTTATAACCCAAATTATCGAAAAGGATCATATAACATCAAAAATAGTTTTAAAAATCGATACTGAGGGTGCTGAATATGAAATTTTCAAGGATTTACATCATTCAGGGGTTTTAAATAAAATTGATCTGATTATGGGAGAGTGTCATTACGGAATGGAAAAATTAGAAGATTATTTAAATGATTTCAATCCAGTACTACTAGACTACCAATACAATTCTAAAAACATTTGCACATTTTATTATGAAAGAGAAAAAAAATTTTAA